GCTCCTGCCCAGGGATTTCAGAGTGTCCGCCATCTGGCTCCCATGCTGAGCTTGTCCAATGCTTTTTCCGCCGCAGATCTGCTTGATTTTGACAAAAGAGTACGGACCAGCCTGGCGGGGGAAAGGGTGGAATATGTAGTGGAGTTAAAAATTGACGGGCTGGCTGTTTCCCTGCTTTATGAGAACGGGCGGTTTGTCCGGGGAGCCACCAGGGGCGACGGGGAAGTTGGCGAAGATATCACCCAGAATTTGAAAACGATTAAGAGTATTCCCCTGCGTTTACGCCAAGATTTAAAGCTTCTGGAAGTTCGCGGTGAAGCCTACATGCCGAAAAAAGAGTTTGCCAGGGTAAACGAAGCCAGGGAAGAAGCAGGCGAACCTTTGTTCGCCAACCCGCGGAACGCCGCTGCCGGTTCTTTACGGCAACTGGACCCGGCTGTCACGGCGGAACGTTCCCTGGACATTTTCCTGTATGCCCTTGGCGCGGTACAGGGACAAGCTCCGGTTAAAACCCACCTGGAAGGCTTACACCTTCTGAAAGACCTGGGTTTCAGGATTAATCCTAACATAGTTCTGCTGCCAAATATCAATGAGGTCATTGATTATTGCCAGAACTGGACGGAAAAAAGGCATGACCTGCCTTATGAAATTGACGGCATGGTGATTAAAGTCAATAGTTTGGCCCAGCAGGCGGCACTGGGGTTCACCAGCAAAAGCCCCAGGTGGGCCATAGCTTATAAATTTCCGGCTGAACAGGCTGTAACTAAGGTCAAACGAATTTACGTGCGGGTTGGCCGGACAGGTGTGCTGACCCCTACAGCGGAATTGGAGCCGGTGCGGGTGGCCGGTTCCACTATCAGCAGCGCTACTCTGCATAATGAAGACATCATCCGGGAAAAAGACATCCGGATCGGCGATACTGTAATCATACACAAGGCCGGGGACGTTATTCCGGAAATAATAGAAGTGGTGAAAGAGAAGCGCACAGGCCAGGAGCAGGAGTTCTTTATGCCTGCAGAGTGCCCTGTCTGCCACGGACCT
This genomic stretch from Thermincola ferriacetica harbors:
- the ligA gene encoding NAD-dependent DNA ligase LigA codes for the protein MDKAAAAKRINELRKQIEEHNYYYYVLDRPRITDAEYDRLMRELTELEEQYPDLVTPDSPTQRVGGAPAQGFQSVRHLAPMLSLSNAFSAADLLDFDKRVRTSLAGERVEYVVELKIDGLAVSLLYENGRFVRGATRGDGEVGEDITQNLKTIKSIPLRLRQDLKLLEVRGEAYMPKKEFARVNEAREEAGEPLFANPRNAAAGSLRQLDPAVTAERSLDIFLYALGAVQGQAPVKTHLEGLHLLKDLGFRINPNIVLLPNINEVIDYCQNWTEKRHDLPYEIDGMVIKVNSLAQQAALGFTSKSPRWAIAYKFPAEQAVTKVKRIYVRVGRTGVLTPTAELEPVRVAGSTISSATLHNEDIIREKDIRIGDTVIIHKAGDVIPEIIEVVKEKRTGQEQEFFMPAECPVCHGPVRKPAGEVAVRCVNKDCPGRGREGLIHFVSRDAMDIEGLGPAVIDQLLTAGLVKDAADLYYLNAEDLIKLERMGKKSVENLLNAIERSKQKDLASLIFALGIRHVGARAGKILAAHFGSMDRLKEARQEELTAIPEIGPKMAESIVAYFRDPAHLRLIERLRGAGVKMTQDIPERGERPLEGKTFVLTGALEKYSRKEAQELIEKLGGKVSSSVSKKTDYVLSGADPGSKLEKARQLGITVISEDDFERMIK